The proteins below come from a single Halobacillus salinarum genomic window:
- a CDS encoding acyl-CoA dehydrogenase family protein, producing MSELKEMIKGGSFIVEDVSADHIITPEDFSDEHRMIAKTAEDFVLGEVVPKIDNLENHEFEHSVALLKKAGELGLLGADVPEEYGGLQLDKISSSLITEKFSRAGGFSVTHGAHVGIGSLPIVFFGNEDQKKQYLPALATGEKLAAYALTEPGSGSDALGAKTTAKLNDAGTHYILNGEKQWITNSAFADLFIVYAKIDGDKFSAFIVEREFPGVSTGPEEKKMGIKSSSTRTLVLEDAEVPVENVLGEVGRGHVIAFNILNVGRYKLAIGGVGGAKRAVELSVKYAKQRKQFKTPIASFPLIQEKIASVASNTYANESAVYRTVGLFEQSMGKLSSEELKDGAAVAKVIAEYAIECSLNKVFGTELLDFAVDEAVQIHGGYGFMQEYEVERMYRDSRINRIFEGTNEINRMIVPGNLLKKAMKGELPLLQKAQALQEEIMTMMPEEPGDAPLEQEKYLLKNAKKIGLLAAGLAAQKYGEKLENEQELLVNIADITGEIYNMESAILRTEKAILATGEEKQEQKLLYTQVYVQEAFNRIEAHAKETLIAAESGDSLRMMLGALRKLTRHTPINVIALKRKIAASLINAEKYVV from the coding sequence ATGAGTGAATTAAAAGAAATGATTAAAGGCGGAAGTTTTATCGTTGAGGATGTATCCGCAGACCACATCATTACCCCGGAGGACTTTTCAGATGAACACCGTATGATTGCCAAAACTGCTGAGGATTTCGTTTTAGGAGAAGTGGTTCCCAAAATAGATAACTTGGAAAATCATGAATTTGAGCATTCTGTAGCTCTATTAAAAAAAGCAGGTGAGCTTGGTCTGCTTGGGGCAGATGTACCTGAAGAATATGGTGGACTTCAGTTGGATAAAATTAGTTCTTCACTAATTACTGAAAAATTTTCCCGAGCAGGAGGCTTTTCCGTTACCCATGGGGCTCATGTCGGTATTGGCTCGCTTCCTATCGTGTTCTTTGGTAATGAAGATCAAAAGAAACAATATCTACCTGCATTAGCTACTGGCGAAAAACTGGCCGCTTACGCTCTTACGGAGCCGGGTTCTGGTTCGGATGCATTAGGAGCAAAAACGACAGCTAAGCTGAATGATGCCGGAACACATTATATTTTAAATGGAGAAAAACAATGGATTACGAATTCTGCATTTGCTGATCTATTTATTGTCTATGCTAAAATCGATGGAGATAAATTCAGTGCGTTTATCGTTGAACGTGAGTTTCCAGGTGTCTCAACCGGACCGGAAGAAAAGAAAATGGGAATAAAAAGCTCTTCTACTCGTACGCTTGTTCTGGAAGACGCGGAGGTTCCAGTAGAAAATGTTTTAGGGGAAGTCGGCAGAGGCCACGTAATCGCGTTTAACATTCTAAATGTTGGCCGCTATAAACTGGCGATCGGTGGAGTCGGAGGAGCAAAACGAGCTGTTGAGCTGTCCGTAAAGTACGCGAAGCAGCGGAAACAATTCAAAACACCTATCGCAAGCTTTCCATTAATTCAAGAAAAGATAGCGTCTGTGGCCAGCAATACGTACGCAAATGAAAGTGCTGTATATCGCACAGTAGGACTGTTTGAACAGAGCATGGGCAAACTAAGCAGTGAAGAATTAAAAGATGGTGCAGCTGTTGCAAAGGTCATTGCTGAATATGCAATCGAATGTTCTTTAAACAAAGTCTTTGGTACGGAACTTCTGGATTTCGCAGTGGATGAAGCAGTACAGATCCATGGCGGTTATGGATTTATGCAGGAGTATGAAGTGGAAAGAATGTATCGTGATTCACGAATAAACCGTATTTTTGAAGGAACGAATGAAATCAATCGTATGATTGTACCAGGGAACCTTTTGAAAAAAGCCATGAAAGGTGAATTGCCGCTTCTGCAGAAAGCGCAGGCTTTACAGGAAGAAATAATGACAATGATGCCTGAGGAACCAGGTGATGCTCCTCTTGAACAAGAGAAATACCTGCTCAAAAATGCGAAGAAGATTGGACTACTAGCAGCCGGACTAGCTGCCCAGAAGTATGGAGAGAAATTAGAAAACGAACAGGAACTGTTAGTGAACATTGCCGATATTACCGGTGAAATTTATAATATGGAGTCGGCAATTCTGCGGACTGAAAAAGCGATTCTGGCAACAGGGGAAGAAAAACAGGAGCAAAAGCTGCTTTACACACAGGTTTACGTCCAGGAGGCTTTTAATAGAATAGAAGCTCATGCAAAGGAAACGTTAATTGCAGCTGAATCAGGTGATTCTTTAAGAATGATGCTTGGAGCATTGAGAAAGCTTACCCGTCATACCCCAATTAATGTGATTGCCCTCAAACGCAAAATTGCTGCTTCACTTATCAATGCTGAAAAATATGTCGTGTAA
- a CDS encoding thioredoxin family protein has protein sequence MHPIENSDADVQLNNDTLALTFIHTPFCGTCHLARKMLETLEASYNKELFYELNASLHPELMQKYKIESVPCLLVTENGKPTDKVYAFHSVPFMYDKVSQFVSS, from the coding sequence TTGCATCCAATTGAGAACTCAGACGCTGATGTACAACTTAATAACGATACGCTTGCTCTTACCTTTATCCACACTCCTTTTTGCGGGACGTGTCATTTGGCTAGAAAAATGCTGGAGACACTGGAAGCTTCTTATAACAAAGAATTGTTCTATGAGTTAAATGCATCGCTTCATCCAGAACTTATGCAAAAGTACAAAATAGAAAGTGTTCCCTGTTTACTAGTTACGGAGAATGGCAAACCAACTGATAAAGTGTACGCATTTCATTCTGTGCCTTTTATGTATGATAAGGTCTCACAATTTGTAAGTTCATAA
- a CDS encoding VLRF1 family aeRF1-type release factor → MPVKTEFFWEETPALNQLKEIYNEFPKTGIILTQKEQIKLIDAELGTLNDTRLFELDLDTQSWRLHQGPHAAQPSMGSGGAKSSKKDEFKERFEANRYRWYKSVAPKLDKLAKEYGWERIYLVGDKEELKDLQDNMNKEADEMINKNLLDHEEMHVIDEVIFN, encoded by the coding sequence ATGCCTGTAAAAACAGAATTCTTTTGGGAGGAAACTCCTGCACTTAACCAGCTTAAAGAAATATACAATGAATTCCCGAAAACCGGGATCATTTTAACCCAAAAGGAACAAATAAAGTTAATTGATGCAGAGTTGGGGACTTTGAATGATACTCGATTATTTGAGCTGGATCTGGATACACAAAGCTGGAGACTTCACCAAGGTCCGCATGCTGCCCAGCCATCCATGGGTTCAGGAGGGGCAAAATCCTCCAAAAAAGATGAATTTAAAGAGCGTTTCGAAGCTAACCGATATCGGTGGTACAAAAGTGTTGCACCGAAGCTTGATAAACTTGCCAAAGAATACGGTTGGGAACGAATATATCTAGTAGGCGATAAGGAAGAATTAAAAGACCTGCAGGATAATATGAACAAAGAAGCGGATGAAATGATTAATAAAAACCTGCTTGATCACGAAGAAATGCACGTGATAGACGAAGTAATATTCAATTAA
- a CDS encoding arsenate reductase family protein — translation MTLTFYWYPNCGTCKKAKSWLDDHRIDYQAVHIVEHPPTEKELSSLIEKSNLPARKFFNTSGKRYRELNMKEKLKEAEDSQMVAWLASDGMLIKRPIVTDGNQVTVGFKADQFEENWL, via the coding sequence ATGACCCTGACCTTCTATTGGTACCCTAATTGCGGTACTTGCAAAAAGGCAAAAAGCTGGCTGGATGACCATCGCATTGATTATCAAGCTGTACATATTGTTGAGCATCCGCCAACTGAGAAAGAACTTTCATCCCTAATCGAAAAAAGCAATCTGCCAGCTCGGAAATTTTTTAATACGAGCGGAAAAAGGTATAGAGAATTGAATATGAAGGAAAAATTAAAAGAAGCCGAAGACAGCCAAATGGTTGCTTGGTTAGCATCTGACGGCATGCTCATAAAGCGGCCGATCGTTACAGATGGAAACCAAGTAACAGTAGGTTTTAAAGCAGATCAATTTGAAGAAAACTGGCTGTAA
- a CDS encoding antibiotic biosynthesis monooxygenase family protein, translating into MFIVDSTVVVPEHKADDLIAIYKKRSRLVDEAPGFISFQLLQNDRKQGELTVHLEWENKAYYLDWVRSKQFKEIHELEKRYPDEELQGIVPKVTKYEVVAL; encoded by the coding sequence ATGTTTATCGTAGATTCTACTGTAGTCGTACCTGAGCATAAAGCTGATGATTTAATAGCAATTTATAAAAAGCGTTCCCGTTTAGTCGATGAGGCACCCGGATTCATCTCTTTTCAATTATTACAAAATGACCGCAAACAGGGTGAACTGACTGTACATTTAGAATGGGAAAACAAAGCATATTATTTGGACTGGGTTCGCAGCAAACAATTTAAGGAAATTCATGAGCTGGAAAAAAGGTACCCGGATGAAGAACTGCAAGGGATCGTCCCTAAAGTAACCAAATATGAGGTTGTAGCATTATGA
- a CDS encoding cation transporter, with amino-acid sequence MELTLEVNGMNGEKSEKQVKETLEALEGVYGVEIDISSRKVNVSFDAAYVTKGLMKEAIESQGYEPVG; translated from the coding sequence ATGGAATTAACACTTGAAGTTAATGGTATGAACGGAGAAAAGAGTGAAAAACAGGTAAAAGAAACACTTGAGGCTCTTGAAGGAGTTTATGGTGTGGAAATTGATATTAGCAGCAGGAAGGTAAATGTATCCTTTGATGCAGCATACGTAACCAAAGGACTAATGAAAGAAGCGATTGAATCTCAAGGCTATGAGCCAGTCGGATAA
- a CDS encoding TlpA family protein disulfide reductase, which yields MKKVTNAPLFKLPYLNSRENYELQIDIGKVILITFWASWCPDSGRDMPKKEQLFQAMDHDQVKMLTINVSGRERSTEEAVDFAEKFITQPAIADRGREIYDLYNCQGVPTTVIIDTKGKVAYQFGDQASFMEIVEALGSLL from the coding sequence GTGAAAAAAGTGACAAACGCTCCTTTATTTAAATTGCCTTACTTAAATTCTAGAGAGAATTATGAGTTGCAAATAGACATTGGTAAAGTCATTCTCATTACCTTTTGGGCGTCTTGGTGCCCTGACAGTGGAAGAGATATGCCAAAAAAAGAACAGCTTTTCCAAGCAATGGATCATGACCAGGTAAAAATGCTGACAATCAACGTTTCGGGTAGAGAACGATCTACTGAAGAAGCGGTTGATTTTGCGGAAAAATTCATTACACAGCCTGCTATAGCAGACCGCGGAAGAGAGATCTACGATTTATACAACTGTCAGGGGGTCCCCACTACAGTCATCATTGACACCAAAGGAAAAGTGGCTTATCAATTTGGCGATCAGGCGTCTTTTATGGAAATTGTGGAGGCACTCGGGTCTTTGCTGTAA
- a CDS encoding methionine ABC transporter ATP-binding protein — translation MISIKDLSKVFYTQDQPVRAVDQMSLNINKGEIFGVIGYSGAGKSTFIRLLNRLEDPTGGSVKIGDQEMTSLSKNSLRLARQDIGMIFQHFNLLWSRTVYDNIAFPLEIAGAKKADREKRVNELIELVGLSGRGNSYPSQLSGGQKQRVGIARALANNPKVLLCDEATSALDPETTDSILDLLVDINRKLGLTIVLITHEMHVIRKICHQVAVMDSGRVVEQGDVLNVFLHPKEKVTKRFVDQVMGDPERESSLRLIHDTYRTGKVVRLHFVGEDTNQALISEVSRKFQVDINILHGKITQTQRGAYGTLFVQFEGEEEEIEMAVNFCRETSVEVEVNPDV, via the coding sequence ATGATTTCTATTAAAGATTTATCGAAGGTGTTTTATACACAGGATCAACCTGTGCGCGCCGTGGACCAAATGAGCTTAAACATTAACAAAGGTGAAATCTTCGGCGTGATCGGTTACAGCGGAGCTGGAAAAAGTACGTTCATCCGTTTGTTGAACCGTCTGGAGGACCCAACCGGAGGAAGTGTGAAAATAGGAGATCAGGAAATGACTTCCTTGAGTAAGAACAGTCTCAGATTGGCTCGACAGGACATTGGAATGATTTTTCAACATTTTAATTTGCTGTGGTCCCGTACAGTCTACGACAATATCGCATTTCCTTTGGAAATAGCAGGGGCGAAGAAAGCAGATAGAGAGAAGCGCGTGAACGAACTCATTGAGTTGGTGGGCTTATCCGGGAGAGGCAACTCTTATCCATCTCAGCTGAGCGGTGGACAAAAACAGCGGGTAGGTATTGCGAGAGCGTTAGCTAATAATCCTAAAGTTCTCTTATGTGATGAAGCAACGTCTGCACTTGACCCTGAAACTACGGATTCCATACTAGACTTGCTCGTAGACATTAATCGAAAATTAGGACTCACGATTGTATTAATTACCCATGAGATGCACGTGATAAGGAAAATATGCCACCAGGTTGCGGTAATGGACAGCGGACGTGTGGTCGAACAAGGAGATGTCCTCAATGTTTTCCTTCATCCGAAAGAAAAAGTGACAAAAAGATTTGTCGATCAAGTCATGGGGGATCCAGAACGAGAAAGCTCACTTCGACTCATTCACGATACGTACCGGACGGGAAAAGTTGTCAGGCTTCATTTTGTCGGTGAGGACACGAATCAAGCTTTGATCAGCGAGGTTTCGCGAAAATTCCAGGTCGATATTAATATTCTTCACGGTAAAATTACTCAAACACAGCGAGGAGCCTACGGAACCTTGTTTGTGCAGTTTGAAGGAGAAGAAGAAGAGATTGAAATGGCCGTGAATTTTTGCCGCGAAACCTCAGTGGAAGTGGAGGTGAACCCGGATGTTTAA
- a CDS encoding STAS domain-containing protein — MKQVEFEFPLPYFIINKNFTIHSYSREAARLFQLQEDFLQIVDEESRDKVKAWVIPEKIQTERNLEVLLKPLNQLDPFVADLYVNWTNDLYAQVVVVPKDEQVSKVAKSLAKLRTRLNDTNFELLEEKEKLEKAVQQNNKLSAPFIELTSTTAVVPLFGDLTWEKLDAVQENLLVAAQRKEKDRLLFDFTAVGNIKKDGIHVLISLMTALFYMGTEVTVTGITPVQVKELYETNLPSRLQFIHSLESAIQTYCT; from the coding sequence ATGAAACAAGTTGAGTTTGAGTTTCCTCTGCCTTACTTTATCATCAATAAAAACTTTACTATTCACTCTTATTCAAGAGAAGCCGCTCGATTGTTTCAACTTCAGGAAGATTTTTTGCAGATAGTCGACGAAGAAAGCCGGGACAAAGTAAAGGCATGGGTGATCCCGGAAAAAATTCAAACGGAAAGAAACCTTGAAGTGCTTCTTAAACCTTTGAATCAGCTGGATCCCTTTGTCGCAGACCTTTATGTAAACTGGACCAATGACCTTTATGCTCAAGTTGTCGTTGTACCTAAAGATGAACAGGTCAGTAAAGTTGCAAAGTCGCTGGCAAAGCTTCGAACAAGACTGAATGATACAAACTTTGAGTTGCTGGAAGAAAAAGAAAAGCTTGAAAAAGCGGTTCAGCAAAATAATAAACTCTCTGCTCCTTTTATTGAATTAACATCGACTACAGCTGTCGTCCCTTTATTTGGGGACTTAACGTGGGAAAAACTGGACGCTGTGCAGGAGAATCTGCTTGTTGCAGCTCAGCGAAAGGAAAAAGATCGCTTATTGTTTGATTTTACTGCAGTAGGAAATATCAAGAAGGATGGAATCCATGTCTTAATTAGTTTGATGACTGCGTTGTTTTATATGGGGACAGAAGTCACTGTAACCGGAATAACTCCTGTCCAGGTAAAGGAGTTGTATGAAACGAATCTTCCCTCACGGCTTCAATTTATCCATTCTTTAGAATCTGCCATTCAAACCTATTGTACGTAA
- the gcvH gene encoding glycine cleavage system protein GcvH: protein MSLPKDLRYSEEHEWVKEEGNKFRIGITDFAQSELGDIVFVELPEVGEELQADEPFGSVESVKTVSELYAPLSGKVVEVNEDLEDSPEFVNESPYDKAWMVIIEAADSSELDELMSPEQYEEMINED, encoded by the coding sequence ATGAGTTTACCAAAAGATCTGCGTTACTCTGAAGAACACGAATGGGTAAAAGAAGAAGGAAACAAATTTCGCATTGGCATCACTGACTTTGCCCAATCTGAGCTGGGAGACATTGTGTTTGTAGAACTTCCTGAAGTGGGAGAGGAATTGCAAGCAGACGAACCTTTTGGAAGTGTGGAATCTGTAAAAACGGTATCCGAACTATATGCACCTTTAAGTGGAAAGGTAGTCGAAGTTAACGAAGACCTGGAAGATAGTCCGGAGTTTGTTAATGAGTCACCTTACGATAAAGCCTGGATGGTCATCATCGAAGCAGCGGATTCCTCTGAGTTGGATGAACTCATGTCCCCAGAACAGTATGAAGAAATGATCAACGAAGATTAA
- the crcB gene encoding fluoride efflux transporter CrcB has product MIPAFCVFIGGIAGAISRFELGNRLNKRSIIPWGTAAANFTGGLLLGALFHYHQEVVLPNWLWLLLGTGFCGGYTTYSTFSYETFSLMKQGKLGMAAGYLLGSILITLLGVAVIGLLI; this is encoded by the coding sequence ATGATCCCAGCTTTTTGTGTATTTATCGGAGGGATAGCAGGAGCAATCTCACGATTTGAGCTAGGCAACAGGTTGAATAAAAGAAGTATTATTCCTTGGGGAACTGCAGCAGCCAACTTTACTGGAGGCTTATTATTGGGTGCCCTTTTTCACTATCATCAGGAAGTAGTTCTTCCAAATTGGCTCTGGCTGCTTCTTGGAACAGGTTTTTGTGGAGGATACACTACTTATTCTACATTTAGCTATGAAACGTTTTCCCTTATGAAGCAAGGAAAACTTGGTATGGCTGCTGGTTATCTACTCGGCTCCATTCTTATCACCCTGCTTGGTGTTGCAGTCATTGGACTCCTGATATAA
- a CDS encoding proline dehydrogenase family protein: protein MEQILRNFFLFLSKNRFFTKLAKKYGLRFGAGRFVAGETIPNAVDTIQKLNKKGMAVTIDHLGEFIDSEKEAKEAAEGCIEAIRAIGKHHLDSQLSLKLTSMGLDISEELVLENMHKILEAAEEENVFVTIDMEDHARCDKTLELFKKLRSTHENIGTVLQAYLYRTAEDIDELNEYHPNLRLVKGAYKESPRVAFPDKKDVDENYKRIIKTHLLNGNYTAVATHDDQIIEFTKQLVDENNIPNDQFEFQMLYGIRVERQEELVNEGYKMRVYVPYGNDWYGYFMRRLAERPANVAFVLKGVAGK, encoded by the coding sequence TTGGAACAAATTCTTCGAAATTTCTTTTTGTTTTTATCAAAAAACCGTTTTTTTACAAAGCTCGCTAAAAAGTATGGGTTGAGATTTGGAGCTGGAAGATTTGTAGCTGGTGAAACGATACCCAATGCAGTAGATACGATTCAAAAGTTAAATAAGAAAGGTATGGCTGTAACGATTGACCATTTAGGAGAATTTATTGACAGTGAAAAAGAAGCGAAGGAAGCGGCAGAGGGATGTATTGAAGCGATTCGTGCAATTGGTAAGCATCATTTAGATTCTCAACTTTCCTTAAAGCTGACTTCGATGGGGCTGGATATTTCGGAGGAACTTGTGCTCGAGAATATGCATAAGATTCTGGAAGCGGCTGAGGAAGAAAATGTGTTTGTAACGATCGATATGGAGGATCATGCCCGTTGCGATAAAACGCTGGAACTGTTTAAAAAACTTCGTTCCACTCACGAAAATATTGGAACGGTGCTGCAGGCATACTTGTACCGTACCGCAGAAGACATAGACGAGCTTAATGAATATCACCCCAATCTGCGGCTGGTAAAAGGAGCGTACAAAGAATCTCCCAGAGTAGCTTTTCCTGACAAAAAAGATGTGGATGAAAACTATAAACGGATCATAAAAACCCATTTGCTAAACGGAAATTATACAGCAGTTGCAACGCATGATGACCAAATTATTGAATTCACAAAGCAGCTGGTCGATGAGAATAATATTCCTAATGACCAATTCGAATTTCAGATGCTGTATGGGATCAGGGTGGAGCGCCAGGAAGAATTGGTGAACGAAGGCTACAAAATGCGTGTCTATGTACCTTATGGGAACGACTGGTATGGTTATTTTATGCGCCGATTAGCAGAACGACCTGCCAATGTGGCTTTTGTTCTTAAAGGTGTAGCAGGTAAATAA
- the crcB gene encoding fluoride efflux transporter CrcB, giving the protein MKKEVYLGVAIGGGIGALLRFLLTNALQTAESFPSGTLSANLIGCFLLSFLYEVFSKNTTLPPVIKTAITTGGIGAFTTFSTLIVDSNELFHQSYRLALLYLGTTIIGGLVMTTCGFAAGRRFT; this is encoded by the coding sequence TTGAAGAAAGAAGTTTATTTGGGCGTAGCTATCGGCGGAGGAATAGGTGCCCTTTTGCGATTCTTATTGACCAATGCTCTGCAAACCGCAGAAAGCTTCCCATCCGGAACGTTATCCGCTAATTTAATTGGATGCTTTCTTTTAAGCTTTTTGTATGAAGTATTTTCTAAAAATACTACTCTCCCTCCTGTAATAAAAACCGCGATCACGACAGGGGGAATTGGTGCCTTTACTACTTTTTCCACACTTATTGTAGATAGCAATGAATTATTCCACCAATCATATCGACTCGCATTGCTTTATTTAGGAACGACAATTATAGGAGGCCTTGTTATGACAACTTGCGGCTTTGCAGCTGGGAGGAGATTTACATGA
- a CDS encoding cobalamin B12-binding domain-containing protein, whose translation MADEHLATAVCDFILSQIKSEGFLPAKNNQLKRKALFFGVEEEQHYIGLKMVSDAFKDQGWSVRYLGPSLPIEHSLVQINKFRPDVIGLSAALSYRLSTIKDVITRFSRLEWKPLIMVGGRMAKKFDLSGMEAENVIIVKDLNHLNTWFQQGREDIMNETS comes from the coding sequence GTGGCAGATGAACACCTGGCAACCGCTGTGTGTGACTTTATTTTATCGCAGATCAAATCGGAAGGATTCCTGCCTGCTAAGAACAACCAATTAAAAAGAAAAGCTCTTTTTTTTGGGGTGGAAGAGGAGCAGCACTATATTGGATTGAAAATGGTCTCTGACGCATTTAAAGACCAAGGCTGGAGTGTGCGTTATCTGGGTCCGAGCCTGCCCATCGAACACTCTTTAGTTCAAATAAACAAATTCAGACCTGACGTTATAGGTTTGTCCGCGGCTTTGAGCTACAGACTCTCAACCATTAAGGATGTGATTACGCGCTTTTCCCGTTTAGAGTGGAAGCCGTTAATAATGGTCGGCGGCCGAATGGCCAAAAAATTTGACCTCAGCGGAATGGAAGCTGAAAACGTAATCATCGTGAAGGATCTAAACCATTTAAATACGTGGTTTCAACAGGGAAGGGAAGATATCATGAATGAAACAAGTTGA
- a CDS encoding acetyl-CoA C-acetyltransferase, protein MKEAVIVAGARTPVGRAKKGSLAQTRPDDLAAITIKETLKRAGDYNGNIDDVIIGCAMPEAEQGMNMARNICGLAGLHHKVPAITINRYCSSGLQSIAYACEKIMIGHNDTTIAGGAESMSLIPMGGHVIKPNVSLVENAPEYYMSMGHTAEEVASRFDISREDQDAFAAQSHQRAATAIREGKFDDEVVPVEITNRTVGEDNKVTENKHLFSMDEGVRPGTTVEVLAGLKPAFNMRGSVTAGNSSQMSDGAASVLVMDRDKALAEGLRPLVKFRSFAVAGVEPEIMGVGPVEAVPKALKLAGLSLDDIGLFELNEAFASQSLRVIRALGLDPDKVNVNGGAIALGHPLGCTGTKLTLSLIHEMKRRNEQFGVVTMCIGGGMGAAGVFELI, encoded by the coding sequence GTGAAAGAAGCTGTGATTGTCGCAGGAGCAAGAACACCGGTGGGGAGAGCTAAGAAAGGTTCTCTGGCACAAACAAGACCGGATGATCTGGCAGCCATAACGATCAAAGAGACTTTGAAGAGAGCTGGAGACTATAACGGAAATATCGATGATGTGATTATTGGCTGTGCTATGCCTGAAGCTGAACAAGGAATGAATATGGCAAGGAACATTTGTGGTTTAGCAGGTCTTCACCATAAGGTGCCGGCTATTACGATTAACCGATATTGCTCCTCAGGACTTCAAAGCATCGCTTACGCGTGTGAAAAAATTATGATTGGCCACAATGATACGACTATCGCCGGCGGGGCTGAGTCGATGAGTTTGATTCCTATGGGAGGCCATGTCATAAAACCAAATGTATCCCTTGTAGAGAATGCACCGGAATATTACATGTCAATGGGGCATACAGCTGAGGAAGTGGCCAGCCGTTTCGATATTTCAAGGGAAGACCAGGATGCATTTGCTGCTCAAAGTCATCAGCGTGCGGCAACTGCAATTCGCGAAGGAAAATTTGATGATGAAGTGGTGCCCGTTGAAATCACAAACAGAACCGTGGGAGAGGATAACAAAGTCACAGAAAATAAACACCTCTTTTCTATGGATGAAGGGGTACGGCCAGGGACGACGGTTGAAGTGCTTGCTGGATTAAAGCCTGCCTTTAATATGCGAGGATCAGTAACAGCGGGGAATTCATCGCAGATGAGCGATGGAGCAGCTTCTGTACTTGTGATGGATAGAGACAAAGCTCTCGCTGAAGGATTACGTCCTCTAGTGAAATTTCGTTCATTTGCCGTGGCAGGTGTTGAGCCTGAAATCATGGGTGTCGGCCCTGTGGAAGCTGTACCAAAAGCTCTGAAGTTAGCTGGTTTAAGTTTAGATGATATCGGGCTTTTCGAGTTGAACGAAGCTTTTGCTTCTCAATCTTTACGTGTAATCAGGGCACTGGGTCTTGATCCAGATAAAGTGAACGTAAATGGGGGTGCCATTGCCCTCGGCCATCCATTAGGCTGTACGGGTACAAAGCTTACACTGAGCTTGATTCATGAAATGAAAAGGAGAAATGAGCAGTTTGGAGTCGTAACGATGTGTATTGGCGGCGGAATGGGTGCTGCCGGAGTATTTGAACTTATCTAG
- a CDS encoding toprim domain-containing protein, producing MNEDRIVIVEGITDKKKLKKILDEEVEIICTHGTLGIERLEELLLEHNLDNRTVYILVDEDDSGNKLRKMLTSELPHADHIYIDKAFREVAATPEPELARALLSRHFKVKSIYLI from the coding sequence ATGAATGAAGACCGTATTGTTATCGTTGAAGGGATCACGGATAAGAAAAAGTTAAAAAAGATTCTAGACGAAGAAGTTGAGATCATTTGTACTCATGGGACACTTGGGATAGAACGTCTGGAGGAACTGTTACTCGAACATAACCTGGATAACCGAACTGTGTATATTCTAGTCGACGAAGATGATTCCGGTAATAAATTAAGGAAAATGCTTACTTCAGAGCTTCCGCATGCGGATCATATCTACATTGATAAAGCTTTCAGAGAGGTGGCGGCGACACCTGAGCCCGAGCTTGCAAGAGCATTGTTAAGCCGGCATTTTAAGGTGAAATCCATTTATTTGATATAG
- a CDS encoding spore coat protein: MNQQSSKIQNPETTVPKTPQMNERDFLNDQLTTEKYMTASYNIALNEASNQELYQDLATIFKETQDCQRNLYNLMFKNGWYSLEQAEQMKVQQAYQQFNGYKSQLPYTVQ; the protein is encoded by the coding sequence ATGAATCAGCAAAGCAGTAAAATCCAGAACCCTGAAACGACAGTCCCAAAAACTCCTCAGATGAATGAAAGAGATTTTCTTAACGACCAGCTTACGACCGAAAAATACATGACTGCTTCCTATAATATTGCATTAAATGAAGCAAGCAACCAAGAACTGTATCAGGATCTAGCTACGATTTTCAAAGAAACACAGGATTGTCAAAGAAACCTTTATAACCTAATGTTTAAAAATGGATGGTACAGCCTGGAACAAGCAGAGCAGATGAAAGTCCAGCAGGCTTATCAGCAGTTTAATGGGTATAAGTCACAACTTCCATACACAGTTCAATAA